The following is a genomic window from Acidimicrobiales bacterium.
CCTCATGCCCTACGGGGGGGTGAAGGACAGCGGCTACGGCCTCGAGGGACCGCGCTACGCCGTCGCCGACATGACCGACACGCGCACCGTCGTCATCAGGGCCTCCTAGCGCGAGGCGCCGGCGCTCGGGCGCGACGAGGGCCGGCCCCGACACCCGGGGCCGACGGAGGGAAAGGGGGAGCACATGGCAGGCCAGGGCATCGTGCGCAAGGTGACGGAGTTCGAGTGGGTCGACCTCGCCGGGCACCGCGACGCGGCGCTCACGAAGCTGCTCGTCACGAAGGAGACCTGCGGGGCGCAGAACCTCGACGTCTTCCTGTCGAGCTACGCGCCGAAGGCCTACGCCGAGGAGCACGTGCACGAGCGGACCGAGGAGTGCTTCTACATCATCGCCGGAGAGGGCCTCTTCGTCCTCGACGGCGAGCGCCACCTCGTCGGCCCCGGGACGATCGTCTTCGCGCCGCCCGGCACGCGCCACGGCATCTTCAACACGGGCATGTCGGACCTCGTGTTCGTCGTCGCCGCCTCGCCGCCCGAGCCCGAGTTCCACGAGCAGTACGCCGACTACTTCGTGGCGCCCGGCGAGGCCCGCTGATGACGAGCACGACGGCGCCGGGGGCGGCGCTCGCCCCGGAGGTGCGCGCGTTCCTCG
Proteins encoded in this region:
- a CDS encoding cupin domain-containing protein, which translates into the protein MAGQGIVRKVTEFEWVDLAGHRDAALTKLLVTKETCGAQNLDVFLSSYAPKAYAEEHVHERTEECFYIIAGEGLFVLDGERHLVGPGTIVFAPPGTRHGIFNTGMSDLVFVVAASPPEPEFHEQYADYFVAPGEAR